The DNA window GACGAACGCAGGGGTTGGCAAGCGAATCTTTGACGAATCCGTTCCTTTTTTCGATCAGATGCGGGCTTGCCAGACCGAGCGTCTCGACAAGCATGGCAGCGAGCCATGGAAGCCATTCGCGCCGAGAATATCGTCAAGCGCTTCGGGGATGTCACGGCGCTCGACGGCGTTGATGTCGAAGTCGGGGCCGGGGAACTGTTTTTCCTGCTCGGTGCCTCCGGTTGCGGGAAGACGACGCTGCTGAGATGCATCGCCGGTCTGGAGGAACCGACGTCAGGAGCGATCTGGTTCGGAGATCGTGATGTGACCCGGTTGCCTTCGCACAAGCGGGAGGCTGCGATGGTCTTCCAAAGCTATGCGCTTTGGCCGCACCTGAGCGTCGGGCGCAATGTTGCCTTCGGATTGGAGGAGCGAAAGGTGCCGAAGGACGAGATCCGGGAGCGGGTCGAGGAGGCGCTGCGTCTGGTGCATCTCGCGGGTATGGATGATCGAGGGGTCGATCAGTTGTCGGGTGGTCAGCAGCAGCGGGTCGCTCTGGCCCGGGCACTGGTGGTGCGTCCGAAATGTCTTCTGCTCGATGAACCACTCTCCAATCTCGACGCCAAGTTGAGGATCGAGATGCGCCGCGAGATCCGCCGCATCGTCAAGGAGGGCGGACTGACCGCGGTTTACGTGACCCACGATCAGGAAGAGGCGCTCGCGATGGCCGATCGAATGGCGGTTCTCAATGCCGGGCGAATCGAGCAGCTTGGAACGCCGCAGGAAGTTTACCGGACTCCGCTCACCTCGTTTGTGGCCGGTTTCATTGGCGAGACCAACCTGATCCGCGGCAAGGTGGTCGAGTGTCGGGCCGGATTCGCCAAGGTTGAGACCGGTCTCGGAGCGATGGTCGGGCGCATGACCGATCCGGAGTGGACGCCACGGAGCGGCGATGAGGCCGTCCTGTCGGTCCGGCCTGAGGCCTGGCGGATCGGCGGCGTACAGGGTGGCAACGGAGCCACCGGAGAGATTGTCGAACGCAGCTATCTCGGTCAGAGGATTCAGTATGTGATCCGGACCAAGGTCGGCCGCCAGCAGGTGGTCGAGTTGAATCCGATGGTGGTGAGGGAGCCGGGTGACGCGACGGTCACGCTCGGCGCAAGCCACGAGGATGTGGTTGTGATGAGGAGTTGAGCCATGTGGAAGCGCCTTCTGCCGGTCCTCGTTCTGTTGGTCCTTGTGATCGCAGCACCGCTTGTGCTGCGTCGTGACACCGAGGTCGCGCAGGCAGGATCCGGTGACGACCGGGTGGTGATCATCACCCCTCACAACGATTCGATCCGATCCGAGTTCGGCGAAGCGTTCGCGACGCACTGGCAGAACAAGACGGGGCGGACGATCTTCATCGACTGGCGTGCTCCCGGCGGTGGCGGGGAGATCAAGAAGCTCATCAGCGGCGCCTTCGGCGCGGCGGAAGATCTCGGCAAGGAGGGCACCGAGTTCGACATCTTCTTCGGCGGGGGCACCAAGGACTTCATTGATCAGGCGAAGCTCGGCCGATTGGCAAAGCTTGAGGTGTTCGAAACCGAGCCGGAGTGGTTCGGTGAAAATCGGATCCCGCCGGGTTTCTCCGGCGAGACCTACCATGATCCGGGCCACCGCTGGGTCGGGGTTTGCGTGTCGCAATTCGGGATCGTCTACAACCGGGACGCGATCCGCTGGATCGACGTGCCACCGCCGCAACGCTGGTCGGATCTCGGGGATCCGTCGTACTTCGGGCGTTTGGCTTTGGCGGATCCGACGAAGAGCAGTTCGGTGACGCAGGCCTTCGAGATGCTGGTCCAGGAGCAGATGCAGGATGTGATCCGCGAGCGGGGCGACTCGCCGGCCGCCCGCGAGGAGGGGTGGCGTCGAGGCATGAACCTGTTGCAGCGGCTTGGTGCGAATGCCCGGTATTTCACCGACTCCGCGAGCAAAATCCCGCTGGATGTGGCGATGGGCGACGCCGCCGCGGGGACGTGCATCGATTTCTACGGACGGTCATTCGAGGACGCGGTCAGGCGTCGCGACGGCAGCAGCCGCCTCCACTGGGTCTCGCCGGTCGGAGGCACCTCGGTCAGTGTCGATTCGATCGCGGTTTTCCGCGGCGCTCCGAACATGGAGATCGCCCAGGAGTTCGTGCGCTTCTGCCTGAGTGAGGAAGGACAGCTCCTGTGGAATCTGAAGCCGGGTGTCGAAGGTGGTCCGAAGAGCCGTTCGTTGCGACGTCTCCCGGTGCGACGCGATCTCTACACGCCGGCGAACCTGAAGAACTTCACCGATCCCGGCGCGTTGCCATACGAGCGGACGGGCGAGTTCGTGTATCAGCCGGAGCTGACGGGAAAGGCGTTCGACGCCCTGCGGGTCATTTTCCGGGCGATGTGCATGGATCCGCACGATGAGCTCAAGCACGCGTGGAAGAAGCTGGCAGTCGAGGGTCGGGGTGACCCGGCGCCGATCTTCGGAACGGAAGGGCTCGGCTATGCGGAGGTGATGGACGGGCTCGTTCCGATGCTTGAGCGCGACGACCCACTGGAAGTGTCGCGCGCCATGACCGACCTCTCGAAACGCTTCGCCGCCCAGTACGAAGCGGCCGCAAACGGGAAGGGGGGCACGCCATGAACCGGCGTGCCGCCATCGGGGTGACTCTGGGTGTCAGCGTCCTCTTCGCCTTCTTCTTCATCTACCCCGCGCTGTCGGTGGTGGGTGAGGCGTTCCGCAAGCCTGATGGCGGATTCACGCTGGCGTTTGTCGGTGAGGTCTTCCGCAACCCGGTCTACGTCGAGGGGCTGTGGAACGCGCTGCTGCTCGGGGTGACGAGCACCTTCGTCACATTGCTAATCGCCTTCCCGCTGGCACTGATCTCGCATCGCTATGATTTCTTCGGTAGGCGCATCCTTGGCGCGCTGATTCTTGTGCCGCTCGTTCTGCCTCCCTTCGTCGGAGCGATCGGAGTGACCCATATCCTCAGCGTGACGGGCTCACTCAACGCCCTGCTGATCGAGATGGGGCTGATGGATCCCGCGCACCGGATCGACTGGCTGGCGGAGGGGCGGTTCTGGGGCATCGTGCTGATGAACGCGCTCCATCTGTATCCGATTCTCTACATGAACATTGTCGCCTCTCTGGCGAATCTGGATCCGGCGATGGAGCAGGCCGCGGAGAATCTCGGCTGCCCACCGATGAGGCGTCTGTTCCGGGTCACACTGCCGCTGGCGATGCCCGGCATCTTTGCCGGATCGTCGATCGTGTTCATCTGGTCGTTCACCGAACTCGGCGTGCCGTTGGTCTTCAACTACAGCCGGGTTGCGCCGGTGCAGGTCTTCCACGGGATCAAGGATCTCGGAGGGAATCCCGCGCCGTATGCGCTGGTCGCGGTGATTCTGATCATCTCGGCGTTGGTCTTCGGACTGACCAAATTCCTTTTCGGACGATCGACCTCGGGAGCGCAGCCACGTCCGAAGGGACGCGATGCCGAGGTGAAGCTGCGCGGTCTCAATTCCCTCGGTTGCACGATGCTTTTCGCCGGTGTCTTCGCGATCGCTTCGATTCCGCATGCGGGGGTCGTGATGCTGGCTCTCTCCGAGGACTGGTATGATTCCGTCGCTCCGATCGAGTGGACGTTGCGCCACTTCGCGGAAGCGTTGGGGGATCCGCTGGTGGTGCCTTCGATCGAGAACAGCCTGATCTATTCCGGCTTCGCGACGCTTATCGCCGTGATCGTCGGACTGGCGATCGCGTGGGTGGTCGTGCGAAGCGATATCCGTGGACGCAACCTCCTCGATGCCTTGGTGATGCTGCCGCTCGCGGTGCCGGGCCTGGTGCTCGCCTTCGGATATCTGGCGCTGTCCCAGGAAGGGAAGCCTCTTCATTTCCTCGTCGGTGTCGGTGGAAGTCCCGCGCTGCTGCTGATCATCGCCTACGCGGTCCGGCGGCTTCCCTACGTGGTCCGTGCCGCGGTTGCCGGGCTTCAGCAGAGCAATCCGGCTATGGAAGAAGCGGCTCGCTCGCTTGGCGCTGGCTCGTGGCGCACCTTGCGACGGATCTCGATTCCACTGATCGGCGCCAATGTCGCGGCGGGCGCCATCCTCGCCTTCGCCTTCGCCATGCTGGAAGTCAGTGACAGCCTGATCCTTGCCCAGCAGGCGCAGCATTATCCGATCACCAAGGCGATCTATACGCTGCTCAGCACTCTGGGGAACGGCCACGAACTTGCCGCCGCCCTCGGGGTGTGGGCCATGGTCTTCCTCGGGATCGCGATCGTCGGCGCGACCGCGGTGGGAGGCAAAAAGGGCGGGCTGTTCAAATTCTGACGTCCGCGCGTCAGAGAAGCTTGCGGAAGCGTTCGTAGGCTTCGTCCCAAGTCGCGGTGTCGCGTGGCGTGTAGGTTTGGAACTCGAACGAGTCGCGGATGAGCTTCCGGCCGGCCGCGAGGTCGGGCAGGTGGCCGGTGGCGATCATCTGGACGATGAGATTGCCGCACGAGGTGGCCTCGACCGGGCCGGCAACGACTTCGATTCCCGCCGCGTCGGCAGTCGACTGGGCGAGGAAGGTGTTCTGGATACCGCCGCCGCCGGCGTGAAGCCGGTCGAAAGACTTGCCGGACAGCGAGCGGAAGCGCTCGAGCACGACGCGGTACTTCAGCGCCAGCGATTCGGTCGCGACCCGCAGGATACGGCCTTTGGTTTCGGGGACCGTCTGCCCGGTCTTCGCACAGTAGTCGCGGATGCGGCCTGGCATGTCGCCGGGGGCTGCGAAGATCGGATCGTCGGGATCGATGAAGGCGGTCAGCGGGTCGGCTTCGCCGGCGAGTCGCGCAAGTTCGGCATAGCCGAGTTCCTCACCCTCGATCGCCCATTGGCGACGGCATTCCTGAATCAGCCAGAGCCCGGCGATGTTCTTGAGGAATCGCACGCTGCCATCGACGCCGAGCTCATTGCAGCAGCGGGCGGCGAGGGCTTCATCGGTGCGGATCGGTTCGGCGGTCTCGAGTCCCATGATGGACCAAGTACCTGACGACAGCCACAGGCGGTCATCGCCCTCCATCGGAATCCCTGCTACGGCGGATGCCGTATCATGGGAGGCGGAGGCGACCACCGGAACGCCTTCCAAGCCGGTGACGCGCGCTACCTCCGTCCGCAACGGACCGAGCACGGTTCCGGGTGCAACGATTTCCCCGAAGATATCTCTCGGGAGGCCGAGCGCGTCGATCACGTCCCAGGACCAGTCGCCGGTGCCGGGGTCCAGAAGCTGCGAGGTCGAGGCGACGGTCCGCTCGACCGCTTTCTTACCGCAAAGCCAGTAGGCGAGGATGTCGGGCACGAAAAGCAGATCGGTGGCGGCCGCGAGGGCGGGGGAGTCGATCTTCTTCTCCGCGAGGAGGTGCAGCGAGCTGTTGTAGAAGTTCGAGGTGATCCCGGTGTGGCGGTAAACCTCAGCCTCGGGCATCAGCTTCTCCATCGCCTCGGCCATGCCCTCGTGGCGGGGATCACGGTACTGGTGGGGCAGGCCGAGCAACCGGCCGTGGGCATCGAGCAGTCCGAAGTCGCAGCCCCATGTATCGATCCCGATCGCGACGATCCGCTTGCCGTAGCGGGACTGGGCGATGCGCAGTCCTTCCTGGATGTCGCGGAAGAGTCCGACGAGGTTCCAGAAGGATCCGCCGGGAAGATCGGTGCCGGGGTTGTCGAAGCGGTGGATCTCCTCAAGGCGGAGGTCCTTGTTGTCGGTTTCTCCGGCGATCACGCGGCCGGAGCCGGCGCCGAGGTCGATAGCGAGGAAGACGTTCATGGGTTGTCTCGGGAAGTCTAGACGATGAGCTTGAAGGGAAGCGATCGGGTTTTGCCGCGGAAAAAGGCTTTCGATTTCGGATCGGTCACGAGGCTGTCGAAGTCGCCGGGGCGGGCGAAGTTGTAGTCGCTGCGCAGGCCGAGCTTGGTGTGGTCGATCAGCGCACACGACCAACCGGCGTGGCGCAGCATCAGGGTCTTGAGCCGTGCCTGGTCGGGGTTCGGTTCACTGATGCCGTGCTGGAGATCGAAGCCGCGTCCCGAGAAGAAAAAGCGGTCGATGCGCAATGAGAGAACCGCATTCTCGGTGAGCATGCCGGAGAAACGTCGGCCGCGGGGTTCGTAGGTCCCTCCGAGTTGGAGGAGTTCGAGATCGGTCCGGCTCGCCAGACGCTCGATGACTGATAGCGAATAGGTGACCACCTTGATCTCGGACGGGAGCTTGGCAGCAAGCTCGAGCGCGCTGGAACTGGCATCGAGCAGGACCGTCTCGCCGGATTGGACGAGACCCGCGGCGAGGGTCGCGATCCTGCTCTTCTCGTGCAGCTGGAGCGTCTCGCGCTCGTTCTGGGAGAGCTCGGTGAGCGCCGATGCGGCATCGAGGGCGCCGCCGTGAGTGCGGGAGAGGTGACCGCGCTTGGAGAGCAGATCGAGATCCCGCCGGATCGTTTCCTCTGCGACGCCGAATTCACGCGCAAGCTCGCCGGTCCGGACAATTCCGGACTCGCGGGCCTTGGTGAGAATGCTGCGATGGCGTTCGGCGGCGAGCATGTGGGAAAATGTGGGTTTGTGCTTGCTTGCGTGGGTTTTCTATTTCACAGCTGCCGCCGTCAACACCAATCCTCAGACCCATGCCCGACTTCAAACATGTGAACTATTCGTGGGATGACTCCCACGCCGCGACTCTCGATGCCGTCGACCGTCTCGTCTACCGCTCGAACATTCTCGGTGCCGACCAGCGCGTCACCAACACCGGCGGGGGCAACACCTCGTCGAAGATCGTCGAAACCGACCCGCTGACCGGCAAGGACGTCGAAGTCCTGTGGGTCAAGGGTAGCGGTGGCGACCTCCGGACTTCGAAGCGCGAGAATTTCTCGTCGCTCTATCAGGACAAGCTGATCGCGTTGCAGGACGTTTACGCCGCGAAGCCGGAGAAGGGGCTCAAGACGGCGGCCGAGGACGAGATGGTGGCGATGTATTTCCACACGACCTTCAATCTGAATCCCCGTGCGTCGTCGATCGATACGCCGCTGCACAGCTTCCTCACCGGCAAGCACGTCGACCACATGCACCCGAACGCGATCATCGCGATCGCCGCATCGAAGAACTGCGAAGCGCTGACCAAGGAGATTTTCGGTGGCGAAATGGCCTACGTGCCGTGGATGCGTCCCGGTTTCGAACTGGGTCTGGCGATGCAGGAGATCGAGAAGCAGAACCCGGGCGTGAAGGCCATCATGATGGGCCAGCACGGCTTTATCTCGTGGGACGACGACGACAAGGTCTGCTACACCCGCACGCTCGAGTTCATCGAGAAGGCGGCCGAGTACATCGAGGCCAAGTATGAGGGCAAGGGCGGCGACGCGGCGGCATTCGGTGGCGCCAAGTACGAGACGCTTCCCGAGGAACAGCGCCGTGCCACCTTCGCGCAGATCCTGCCGTGGTTGCGCGGTCGGGTTTCGCAGTTCAAGCGATTCATCGGAACGATCCAGGACGACGAGAAGATCCTGCGTTTCGTGAACTCGAACGATGCGCCGCGTCTTGCGGAACTGGGCACTTCCTGCCCGGACCATTTCCTCCGGACAAAGATCAAGCCGCTGTATGTCGACTGGAATCCGCAGACGGAAGATCTCGACGCGCTGAAGGCGAAGCTCGAAGCCGGTCTGGAGCAGTATCGCAAGGACTACGCGACCTACTACGAGAACTGCAAACACGACAACTCGCCGGCGATGCGCGATCCGAATCCGACCGTCGTGCTGATTCCGGGCTTGGGCATGATCGCATGGGGCAAGGACAAGTCCGAGTCGCGCGTGACTGCCGAGTTCTACAACTGCGCGGTCGAGGTGATGCGCGGTGCCGAAGCCATCGATGAATACATCTCGCTGCCGCAGCAGGAGGCGTTCGACATCGAGTACTGGCTGCTTGAGGAGGCGAAGCTGCAGCGCATGCCTGCCGAGAAGGAACTGGCCCGCCAGATTGTTGTGGTTGTCGGTGCCGGTTCGGGCATCGGCAAGGAGACCGCCCACCGCTTGGTC is part of the Haloferula helveola genome and encodes:
- a CDS encoding ABC transporter ATP-binding protein, which gives rise to MEAIRAENIVKRFGDVTALDGVDVEVGAGELFFLLGASGCGKTTLLRCIAGLEEPTSGAIWFGDRDVTRLPSHKREAAMVFQSYALWPHLSVGRNVAFGLEERKVPKDEIRERVEEALRLVHLAGMDDRGVDQLSGGQQQRVALARALVVRPKCLLLDEPLSNLDAKLRIEMRREIRRIVKEGGLTAVYVTHDQEEALAMADRMAVLNAGRIEQLGTPQEVYRTPLTSFVAGFIGETNLIRGKVVECRAGFAKVETGLGAMVGRMTDPEWTPRSGDEAVLSVRPEAWRIGGVQGGNGATGEIVERSYLGQRIQYVIRTKVGRQQVVELNPMVVREPGDATVTLGASHEDVVVMRS
- a CDS encoding DeoR/GlpR family DNA-binding transcription regulator, which translates into the protein MLAAERHRSILTKARESGIVRTGELAREFGVAEETIRRDLDLLSKRGHLSRTHGGALDAASALTELSQNERETLQLHEKSRIATLAAGLVQSGETVLLDASSSALELAAKLPSEIKVVTYSLSVIERLASRTDLELLQLGGTYEPRGRRFSGMLTENAVLSLRIDRFFFSGRGFDLQHGISEPNPDQARLKTLMLRHAGWSCALIDHTKLGLRSDYNFARPGDFDSLVTDPKSKAFFRGKTRSLPFKLIV
- a CDS encoding ABC transporter substrate-binding protein; this encodes MWKRLLPVLVLLVLVIAAPLVLRRDTEVAQAGSGDDRVVIITPHNDSIRSEFGEAFATHWQNKTGRTIFIDWRAPGGGGEIKKLISGAFGAAEDLGKEGTEFDIFFGGGTKDFIDQAKLGRLAKLEVFETEPEWFGENRIPPGFSGETYHDPGHRWVGVCVSQFGIVYNRDAIRWIDVPPPQRWSDLGDPSYFGRLALADPTKSSSVTQAFEMLVQEQMQDVIRERGDSPAAREEGWRRGMNLLQRLGANARYFTDSASKIPLDVAMGDAAAGTCIDFYGRSFEDAVRRRDGSSRLHWVSPVGGTSVSVDSIAVFRGAPNMEIAQEFVRFCLSEEGQLLWNLKPGVEGGPKSRSLRRLPVRRDLYTPANLKNFTDPGALPYERTGEFVYQPELTGKAFDALRVIFRAMCMDPHDELKHAWKKLAVEGRGDPAPIFGTEGLGYAEVMDGLVPMLERDDPLEVSRAMTDLSKRFAAQYEAAANGKGGTP
- a CDS encoding rhamnulokinase family protein — its product is MNVFLAIDLGAGSGRVIAGETDNKDLRLEEIHRFDNPGTDLPGGSFWNLVGLFRDIQEGLRIAQSRYGKRIVAIGIDTWGCDFGLLDAHGRLLGLPHQYRDPRHEGMAEAMEKLMPEAEVYRHTGITSNFYNSSLHLLAEKKIDSPALAAATDLLFVPDILAYWLCGKKAVERTVASTSQLLDPGTGDWSWDVIDALGLPRDIFGEIVAPGTVLGPLRTEVARVTGLEGVPVVASASHDTASAVAGIPMEGDDRLWLSSGTWSIMGLETAEPIRTDEALAARCCNELGVDGSVRFLKNIAGLWLIQECRRQWAIEGEELGYAELARLAGEADPLTAFIDPDDPIFAAPGDMPGRIRDYCAKTGQTVPETKGRILRVATESLALKYRVVLERFRSLSGKSFDRLHAGGGGIQNTFLAQSTADAAGIEVVAGPVEATSCGNLIVQMIATGHLPDLAAGRKLIRDSFEFQTYTPRDTATWDEAYERFRKLL
- a CDS encoding bifunctional rhamnulose-1-phosphate aldolase/short-chain dehydrogenase, whose protein sequence is MPDFKHVNYSWDDSHAATLDAVDRLVYRSNILGADQRVTNTGGGNTSSKIVETDPLTGKDVEVLWVKGSGGDLRTSKRENFSSLYQDKLIALQDVYAAKPEKGLKTAAEDEMVAMYFHTTFNLNPRASSIDTPLHSFLTGKHVDHMHPNAIIAIAASKNCEALTKEIFGGEMAYVPWMRPGFELGLAMQEIEKQNPGVKAIMMGQHGFISWDDDDKVCYTRTLEFIEKAAEYIEAKYEGKGGDAAAFGGAKYETLPEEQRRATFAQILPWLRGRVSQFKRFIGTIQDDEKILRFVNSNDAPRLAELGTSCPDHFLRTKIKPLYVDWNPQTEDLDALKAKLEAGLEQYRKDYATYYENCKHDNSPAMRDPNPTVVLIPGLGMIAWGKDKSESRVTAEFYNCAVEVMRGAEAIDEYISLPQQEAFDIEYWLLEEAKLQRMPAEKELARQIVVVVGAGSGIGKETAHRLVKDGAQIVCVDLNEEAAQATAKEITDKYGLGIGVAGSGISGCGPAIGLAANITDRESIRAMLDQVALAFGGFDHICVTAGIFVPSDTTGHIPDDKWGLTFSINVTGSYFVADEAAKTWREQGLRGNLVLTTSANAAVAKKGSLAYDTSKAAANHLVRELAIELSPLVRVNGVAPATVVKGSAMFPRDRVIGSLAKYDIPYSDDEETESLVGKLAQFYADRTLTKSPITPADQAEAYFLLVSQRLSKTTGQVVTVDGGLHEAFLR
- a CDS encoding iron ABC transporter permease — its product is MNRRAAIGVTLGVSVLFAFFFIYPALSVVGEAFRKPDGGFTLAFVGEVFRNPVYVEGLWNALLLGVTSTFVTLLIAFPLALISHRYDFFGRRILGALILVPLVLPPFVGAIGVTHILSVTGSLNALLIEMGLMDPAHRIDWLAEGRFWGIVLMNALHLYPILYMNIVASLANLDPAMEQAAENLGCPPMRRLFRVTLPLAMPGIFAGSSIVFIWSFTELGVPLVFNYSRVAPVQVFHGIKDLGGNPAPYALVAVILIISALVFGLTKFLFGRSTSGAQPRPKGRDAEVKLRGLNSLGCTMLFAGVFAIASIPHAGVVMLALSEDWYDSVAPIEWTLRHFAEALGDPLVVPSIENSLIYSGFATLIAVIVGLAIAWVVVRSDIRGRNLLDALVMLPLAVPGLVLAFGYLALSQEGKPLHFLVGVGGSPALLLIIAYAVRRLPYVVRAAVAGLQQSNPAMEEAARSLGAGSWRTLRRISIPLIGANVAAGAILAFAFAMLEVSDSLILAQQAQHYPITKAIYTLLSTLGNGHELAAALGVWAMVFLGIAIVGATAVGGKKGGLFKF